ccTTCGATCAACTTTTTATAATACCATGACACACTCATTGCCTTCCTGCGTCACCACCATTGCATAAcactaattttttcttttttttaagtgCAATACTAAAAATTGCCACCTATAACCTAAGAAATACGAGTATGTTTTTCTGGATATTCAAAATAGCAGGATTGGGAATATgcactatatatatatacacttttAAAAACATcacaatattttataattagcttttaaaaaataaattaagtaaactctattatatgaaaaattagatCAATTAATACAAAAGTAcgcaatcaatttttttaaaatttatcgagTTAGAAAAATTTACAAGTGACATAAGTTTTCTTTTtacagaaaaacataaaatgccAAATAAAAGAAAGTTTAACTGTATAAATTTCTTGTCGAACTTTAcacagactttttttttttatccattcCTTCTTTCTGTTGAGGTCTTAGCATCATTTCTCTGCCGAAACTGTGATGTTCCCAGCCCCTTTCAACCAAAGGGATACCTTCATTCCTAACTCGAAGTGCGGGTTCTTCCCCATGAAGGGCTTCTTAGCTTCTTTTTCAGCTACGCCCATTGTACTCTTAAGATTGATTTCCAATCATCTTACACTTTATTTCGTTCAAACTCCCGATTTTCTGAAAAGTCTAGCCCTCAGAAAGTAACTTCCATAGAAGGAAGCTAATTTTCCTGAAATAAAAGAAGTAGCTTATTTGAATTCctgaaattgaatcaaaatgcTAACTAAACAAGCTGAATGTATTAAATTCCTGGGAAGTTAAAAGTTTCTACTTAAATTTACCCCTAATTAAACCAGGCCTTAATTTAGATTTGACCTTCGTAGAGCATGGGTCATTTGATTGTCGACCTTGCATGGCCTTGTTTCTTGATGGGGTTGTCTCCTTCCTTCTAATGAACAAGAACACACTTTGAAGCTTTTTCTGAGTTCCCTCTTTTTGGGTTGGCCCATACTAGTATTGGGGTTTCAGATGTGAATTTCAGCTTTGAAAGATTGGTCCATTTCTCAGTTTTTTTGAGGCTGAGCCTTGGGTTCTATTTCTACTATCTCTAATAAACTATATTTCTCTTCTAACAATATAAAACAGTAGCCATTTTCCAAATACATGTACAATTTTTTATTCTGGTATGGAATCAGAGGATCAAAGTTGAGACAAAGTAGCTAAAACGTATGGTATCACAACTAATGAAGAGTTGCCAAGTTCCAATAACATATGCGTCATGAGTGACATCATATGATCATAACCTGCGTCATCAGTGACTTCACAACATTATATTAGAACCAACGATCACAAAGACAAAGTGGGCATACAAGTGGCCATGCACATGCACACACACAAATATTATAAACCCTTGAGCATATAATTAATTACACTAAACATAATTTATTAGCAGGCGTAATCTTAGTTTATGCCAAATTGCAACTCTGCAATATAATAAACAGAATTCCTATGTGGGGATTGATGGCTCAATTTTTCCCACCTTTTTGAATTTGTGTCGTCTTTTACAACTCACTATCCACAGAACACTCAAGAAAAGTAAAGAAAGAATGCAAAAAGAGAGACTTTTTTATCAGTGGCTGAAGTGGCCAATCCCCATTTGCCTCATTTGGAAAAAGAATATGGGCTAGAATGATGCCAAAGATGGAAAAACAATCTTCTGCAAATATTCATAAGTTCCAATGGGGTCAAAGTTCCAAGGGTTGTGGGATAATTTAATAACAACATGGCTGTAAAGAACTGCAGAAGAGTCATTATGTGCCAATACTAATATTCCATTCACCAGCACTAAGAAAGCAGTAGAATATTTAATCAATAAAGTTTAAAACATATGAAAGCTCATCTAGTTGATCAAGCATCTtctaaataaaagtattaacaCCCTTATAGAGATATctatattaaaagaaataatgcTCTTCTACCAAATTTTATGTTGGTCTTGTCATTTTGTCCCTTTGAAATTCCCGCTTCACAAAGTGATATGAAGGATCTGCTTTAGATAAACAAAAACTAAGGTTGTCAGAGGATTTGCCGAGTTGTACAAGTCAGTAATCCTTGAATCAGACCAGCAATTACATGTATGGGCAAAATAGAGAGAACCAGAGAAAGAAACATTACAGCAATTAATCTAATATTAATTCCAGTTTATATACCTGAGAGTAATGTACTAGAGATTGCATCTAAGTTTCCACCATCTGAAGTCTACAAGTCTTTTTGTCTATTGCATCAATGAAGTTAGTTTGCACATTTAACTTAGCTTAGCTTCAACTAGCGCCTTTGATCCTGCAACAACATTGAATTTATTGTTACTCCTCAAGAAAGATTTGCACTTATTAGCAAATAAAAATTGACAAAGATACAGGCCAGTCATTGTTATTTACCAGATTGTATGAGATTTGTCTTGTGTATATTACCAGCCAGTTGCATCATTCAGAGATTTTTAGCACCAGCCATGAATAAGTATCCTTTTTTATCCTATATTTTTCTCAAGAAAAGGACTTTGTATTTggtcattttaagaaaaatatccaATTTCCAGCATAAAATAATTAAGCAAGAGATTTTAGGAGATTATTTACACACCTTGTTCCTTTCATGCCCCGTATGTGGTAAGGAAACTGGAAAATCCTCAATTTCATTCTTCACTTGCACAgaattcctttgttgctccacTCTATGAAGATGCGAAGACAACTGAAGCAAATCCACAGTAGATCCATCTTCAGCAGAAACACAATATTTGGCATTCAAAATATCTGAATCTGGAAGAAAACCATCTGGTTCAACTTGAAGGCCAGCAGCATAACTAGCACAAGGAACCGTGAAGGATCCCATATGGTTAGCTTTAATGGTATTCATTCCAGATGAATGAAATCCATTTGGCACATACCCGTCCGAAGATTCTACCCCAAAAGTTTTGTCAGAAATACCCCTAGCTTGACTGATGAAGGGCATAGCCATTATAATTCCAGCAGAATGGCCCAGGTTCTGTGATTCGGCTGACAGAAGAGAGAGAGCACAACTGGAATTAGACACCCTAGATAACTCGTGAATATCTGATACAGTATTATAAACAGTTAACTCTTCAATTGCAGACAGCGAAATTCCAGTAGTGTTTTGGATCCCATTGGTATGTAGATGGAGAAAAGAATTTGGAACTAACTGCCCATTTGTACTGTTAATTGATATATCTTCCAATTTAACAGGCCTGCAGCAGTTGGTCTCTTCATATCTCTCGGGATAAAGAATACCACCAGGAAGGATGTTTGGGAAAAGAAAAGATGCTCTCTTTGGCATGGAAGTACCCAAATATTTGGTTCCTGTTGAATTCATGTGTTAAGTAATATGGTACAAGTATGTTCAACAATGCAAGTTGAGAGTCCAAAATATAATAATCCATTCCAACTCCATAATCACATACAAGAGCCATAGATGCATAAGCAGAATTGTAGCAGGGTGCATTTCAATACCCAGCAAAGAAACTCTATCAGCCTACAAAAGCACCAGAAGAAGGGGACTTAAGCTTCATCCTATATTTCTCTttgatatttcaattttaacttGTTGGAAATATTTGTTAAATTGTTAAGTATTGAAGTTGGATACTTAGATAGAAACACCAACAGGAGTTTAAAAAAGATTAAAACCTAACAACAGTTCGTCTCAGATTCCAGGTTCACATAATAGCACTTGAAACATAAATATAACCGATAAAAGGAAGACAATCTTTTGATAATAATGTTCATCCAGGTCTATTATTGTTGAAATTAGACTGTACAATCGTGATTTCATGTAAGAAAATCCTACATGGATTGACAAACCAATAATAGTTAGACAAATAGATAAAACATACCTTGTAGATAAGCGAACCAAAAAAAGGGTAACTAACTAGCAATTTTCTTTTACAAAAAAAGTAACTCCTCTTACACAAATATATTCATCCTATTGGTTTGTTAAACCATGTCAATATAATTTCTCCTATTACTGTCACTTATTGCAAGTGTTTAAGAGCAATGTATAATTGAGGGAAAAAGCATGCAGCTCCAAAAATATAGAGTAAAAGATATACAGTACAAAGAGGAAGAAATAATTTCAAGATCTCTAGGCATTGGATTATATTAAATAACGGCCATGTAAGGGAAAAGGGTTATGGGGTCTACCAGAGAGAGCACCAAACTGAGGTTTCCTTCTGCGTTCATTGTGGCCCGCTAGGCGTTTACGACAGCTACGTTTACCATCATCAAATTCAACCAGCAAATGAAACCTGATTAATTGAATCAAAAGAACAAACTTAGTAAAAAGCACTGGAAGACAAGCTAGGAGAAGAGTAATAAGATACATGATTCATTAAGCAAAAGTATAGGCAAAACAACTAGACAAACACTTTCCTGGCAAATAAACCAGAATATATGGACTGAAAAATCTAAAGATCTTTTGTTCTATTCGTCTAAATATAAATTCTTATTCAACATTAAGTTTTATTCCATTTTGATTCAACATATCCACCAAATCACCCAAAAAACCAACAGTTATGTATTCatacaaaatttttaaagtagCTTTACCATCACCATTATAAGCCATTAGCATTGCTAAGTAAGCATAAACATAGTTTTCAATACCTAAGCATTGAGGTAGGAATCAATATAGGGATTGGAAGACAAAAaagggaggaagaagaagaagccaaCCTGCTACATTGCTGACAAAACCTCTGCTCAACACCATTAACTATAACTTTAGGAGTCTTTGAGTGAACCTCACAAACTTTATGCCTCTTGTTGTAATCCTTTAAGGAGCTGAGATCCTTGTGACAACCATATACCTGGCAAATGGGCGTCTGAGAGCGTGAACTCATTGTTCGAGTTTTCTTTGCTTGAAAATTTGGGCTTGTTGAAGATACCACCGATCTCTCTTTTAAAAACTTGCTATTTGGTGCTTCTTTGCCATCAGCCAATCTCCctagttttaaataaattagtgaTGAATTCTGACTATAAGACTCCAAGAAAGCATTTGAATGATTCGACCCAGATTCCAACAATGAGTTTGAAGCAATCATATAACTCCATTGTTGGAAGCAATCATATATAACTGGGACAAGAAAATTCTACTTTACTAGAATCGATGCCAACTTCACTACTACCTAGCACCTCCATACCTGTGTTATTGCCATTGAATGGTTTTATGGGCATTTCAGAGAAACCCAAATCTATAAACTCCATGTTCTCAACAGAATCCCCATCCCATCTTGTAAATGATTTTCTACTTCTCCCAAATGAATCAATAGATAAATCTATTTCATCAGAGAACACAAGGCCTTTCCCTTCAGCAGAGTAGCGCAAAGACTCCATCAGGAAAGAACAAGAATTGGTTCAGAAAGTGATAATGCCTAGCAAAAATTCACAAATAGAAAGCTTATTAGCACTTAGGCCAAAAGCCAAATTCACTTCTAATTTTGTGCAAGTCAAAGAATAGCAAATGATGCGTGTAAAAAGCAATAACACAAACAACATGTAGGCAGTAAAAATCAAGAACTATAAAATGATAATAAGGGTTCAAACAGTTGAAAATAATCAAACTCCATTCAGATGAAACAATCCACTGTTCTGCTGATGGATAGACAAAAACTGAAGAGACCTCTTTAGAGTCAACAATCCTTACAAATACATTACAGTAATTATGAGACTGATAACAAACAAAACCACAAAAGataatgatgaagaagaaaacacCGCTCTGCTTGTCGGCCAagaaatttgaaggaaaaatacaCAATAATTAAATGCGAATTTTCTTGTATTTTTCTGCAAAAAACTATCATCTCAATCAACCTTGATTATAGAGTtcgttttctttctttcttttctttttttttcccttttctttttctgctaCGGAATTTCCAATTTTTATCCATTTCACTTTCCTCTACTTTTCTCGGCAAGCAAACCGAGGATACAATATGAAGCAGAATCAAAATCCACAAGACGATGAATACATCTTTTCCGCAGTGTAAAACAAACCCAGATGACAAAAGCACAAAATATCAAATCTCAACACTTAGACTAGAAAAGGCCCAGAAAAGCTCCCCTTATGCTTgcataaaaaatgtaaaaacgAAGAACCagacaaaaaaaaagaagcccATTTCAAGGGCTTGGATGCTAACAAATTGAACGACAAGAAACGGGCTCAAAAGAGTTTCCTTTctccgaaaaaaaaaaaaaaaagaacaaaaccGCAcataacaacaacaacaacgacgagaaaagaagaagaagaagaagaagccatAAAACTGAACTACACAGTAATATCTGATGTTGCTTACCAGAGAAGAAACAACAGaacagagagaaaaagagagatgtGTAAAAGTGCTTGAGGGAAGAGGAGAAAGAGAGGTGGAAGAAGCAAAAACAGAGAGTGGGCGAGTCAATACGATTTCCACTAGAGAATCCACAAGGGTGGTAATCTCAAAAGCATGTCCATGTCCAGGTCTTTTGTAGATTTTGAGAGGGACTGTGCTTCCCATTTTGTCCATctccttttaaatttattcccaATTCCCTGACAAGAACAAAGAAAAGCAAGCATCCCATTGTTCTGCTAGTCTCTGCTGATGCTTCccatgttttttttatttctatttcttGAGCCTTATGTCTGATATGATCACATCTGATATGCCTCATTTTTTTTCTGATACGCCTCATGTGCTGCTGCTTCTGCTGGCTTTTGTTTTTTCCTTATTCCCTTTTTTCATGGGATATaatctcctaatattttctttagttaaaattttattacaataaaaaataatacacatttcaaatattacattttttttccatgccttttaaaaattatttttcctaTGAAGGCTCTtttgtttgaaaaaaaattcatatttaaaaaaatagttttaatagaaaatgtttgtttaaaaatgttttcataacaaatattttaaaaaaataacttagtttggttatttatttaaatattaaaaataaataataataaatttatatataatagcttGAGCAGTATTTAgttcaaactaaaaaaataaatcgaacagaattaatttaaaaatttagttcgattttttatttatttttattcggtttgatttttaattttaaaaatttcagttatttcgattcagtttgattttgatgaaaaaaaattaaaaaaaattgaaccgaaccgattagtgataataatatattatttttaataatgtagAGAGTTTATATcgtattaaagttaaaatattccaattaaattttaaaatattaaaaataaaacgtgaaaaataaaaaatttattaaaaatcgaaaatgATCAAGCCGAACTGAATCAAAACAATAGAGTTCGATTtggtttctaatcaaaatcagttcgatttgattttaaaaatactcaaatttcaatttttaatttattcagttcgatttgattttaaaccgaaccgaccgaatgctcacgcCTTACTTtaacaatattttaaaattctagAAAACAGCttcttttgtaaaaaaaaatgagaatatcattctttaataaaagattttattttcatttttacttaataaatgtatttttcatttgactaatttttataaacattCTGAACActaacaaatataaaaaataaatactttctatgaaataaataaaggattaaattattaatttttcatttattttagggagatttataatttagtccttgggtattaccattattaacacgttagtctctatatttttagaaacctattaataatggcaatactcagggactaaattgtaaatctccctttattttaaatacctatctcttttattttattttattcattttaatgaCATTTGGATGTGATGAGTTAAGATTTGATGGCCTTAGgttgttttgttttttattttcaggagtttctttacttttcttttattgctttgttTGCAATGATTGCAATGGTTACGATTGTTTTGACAAGGGTTGTAACAACCCCAAAATGGActgtcaccggcactaggattcagatcggcttaaggccgccagaactcgtagcaagcctgctatactctctgagtacctgtaaaaatctcatacatggtcatacattttttCTCTATACCTACCAAGGCATAGTTAAAGGCTCCTGggcttctctcagagactattggatcattcagcattcacccatatcaacaaataactatgcaatgcaacatattcgtggattctaatgcaaacaacctactgcatagtcatgatgcatgaaatatgctaaaagcattccatttctcaatttaaaaaaaattaagtttagttccactcacctctggctatctggactgactctgcaggctctgtaaactctagagcagtactcactgctgctctctctggttcctctggtctgtgcctacacagatggactcaaatgagggaccaaactagcttatgaacaactctattaaactccccaagaatccccttaaactcactcaaacagccattcaaagcatgcaaaggaaagctggacagaatactttcggcggcaggttcggcggccgaaagtcctctccagagccgaaactcacgcACCTTCAGCggtcgaatctctactttcggcagccgaaccctttcgggggcaagttttgggggctgaaaggcactccagagacgaaagtctttaatcttcgacggcaccttcggcggccaaaactcccctccagagccgaaagtccaaagggtcggaggcaagcttaggcaaccgaaatcacctcctcagcacattcggcggccgaagcttccttcggcggccgaagctgagttcatcagcaaggcagaaacttgctctgcctctcgccaaaatgcaccaaatcTTCCCAAACTctaacacctcaattcctcaacatacatatacccaagtatatgctcaaagggatcaaaaactatctaaaaaccccaacaaacaacaaagcataacacatacacaaacttttctcacaaaatcatcaaaaactctcttttaaccctattaatgcaactctccccccaaaacctcaaaaatcttccataaaccatgaaaacaagctcaggatcttcacttacctcttgaaaccaagaagaggaacgatcctaacgtggagttttggagcaactctccttcaaactctccaaaattcacaactttgtgtttttagctcaaaaccttcaaaataacataaaaatcaatcaaatctttgcaagaggtaatgaaaacatgaagaaaccttaaggaagacagagtctcacctcagaaagtgaaaagaTAACCTCattcttatcctttcaaccgactgagggccttttataggtggctggccagaccaccttcggcggccacacgtaaaaccgaaagccatgcatgttcggcggccgaatgtcacattcggcggccgaacctggcttttctaccttgattcttttcttgcaaaaactcttttcattttagcttaaaaacattaaaacatactacattactttagaaaaatataaatcttacccttctagagaattccgacatcctggattccaccggacgacaggaattccgatgccggactctagccgggtattacaagggtTATGTGACGGTGATCGATTGTCTCGATTGTCAATGGTTTTAAAAtgaaagtaaataattttttttaaaaaaatataattgtcTTTGTTAAGATTGCTTCATGATCATATGAAATTAATAAAGTCTCGTGTCGGTGACTTGCGGAGATGATTCTCTCAACTAGCAACAAAAGATGATTTTAATCCAAATCTTTGAGCAGTACTGATTGAGCAATACTGATTTTGACATTTTTTTACTGTTTATCTTAGTGAGATTGGTGtgtctattttgtttttttcttgtaAGGACTAGCTAATTTtatgttgattttattttaactacAGTAGGTTTTGATTTGTTGGGGTTTGCTTCTTTTAATTGATggactttttttaattttgagtttTGTTTTGAGCTATCAACAACTTTATTTAAGTTGTACTCTTGCATCCCGTTTATtgactttttttaatataaaaaatattatatgataaaaaaaatttattaattgatcgctcaattttaaataatatgttaAACCATCAtatattctaaaaaatttattggttagtttctccattaattttaatcattaattatattactatttaatttctataattttaaaaatattattagttgATTCTTTACATTCTTTaaatatctactaattaatttttctgcattaaaagtattttagattttttttacaatatttaataattaaaattaattgaataattaataaGTAGACATTTTAAAATGCcagagacattttaatatattttttaaaataaaaaaaatctaattaataaattttcccataatataaggattaaataataaatttttcaaaaattttcattattattttaaaaaatatttatttaactattcaAGTATTTACATggaatttttttctaataagtataaaaatgaaattaaatatattatatatagcctcatttaaatagttaatcttatttcatttcaaaaaaaaatagttaatcttattaaatatttaaactaaattactattttatgaaatttttttaaatataatgagcAAAATATAAAACATAGTAATCAATACATGGGCAatactatcttttcttttaatgaatcaTTATGgctaatttatatttaagaaaaaatttttatttaatttttaaaatttaattttttttataaagaagaagagattaatttagaaaagaaataaatggAATTAGATGGaggaattattttattgatgaaaaaacataaaaatgttttaataattttttgaaaaggcaaatattaacttattaataacggcagtaatcaaaaattaaataataatttttatatatttaattattataattttataaaataaaatattaatttcagtgtgtaatgaatttatttcaaataataaaaaaaatatcagtaTACTTTAATCAAATATGAGTTATTCCAAATATGAGTTATTCTTATATCACAAAAATAAACTTATCTTAATAGTAATTATcatcaattaataataattgtgCATTCAAAATAATGTTAATACTCAGAAAATTTGCCGGCCAAAATAAGTAGGTTGTAatgttagtttttttttttttttttaacgatGCAAATGGTATTGCATTCATCAAGATTAGAGGCTAATCACAAGAGAGTTTAATTTACCTATCAATTCAAGAAGTAGCCtaacattatttaaaaaaaaactcacaaAACAACCAACCTACCAAAAATGCCCCACCatccaaaataaaaataacccgCCTAAAAAATTCTGAGCCCAATCCATGTAAGATCCACCTATCTAATCCATGTATGATCCACCTACTGAAATCAACGCTCAAATGCTAAAACCTTTGCCATCGCACTAGCATTGTTGACCGCAAAAAACCTAGCTAACCACTACGCAAGAGCAAATAGAGAGCGAAGGAAAGTAATACACAATAAATAGACATGCAGCATAAAAAAAAGTAGAGAACTCCAAGGAAGATAAGACTAAGGTATTAAAAAACAACACTGCAACACATGAGGAAAAGGCACTGAACAGCTTAGCTGATCATCAGTTGAAGGGAGTGTGAGCCACCGGACGTAACGATATGGTCTAAAAATTCCAGCGTCACACCAAAGTAATCCTCCTCAAAAACCGAAAC
The sequence above is a segment of the Manihot esculenta cultivar AM560-2 chromosome 5, M.esculenta_v8, whole genome shotgun sequence genome. Coding sequences within it:
- the LOC110616201 gene encoding squamosa promoter-binding-like protein 6, giving the protein MESLRYSAEGKGLVFSDEIDLSIDSFGRSRKSFTRWDGDSVENMEFIDLGFSEMPIKPFNGNNTGRLADGKEAPNSKFLKERSVVSSTSPNFQAKKTRTMSSRSQTPICQVYGCHKDLSSLKDYNKRHKVCEVHSKTPKVIVNGVEQRFCQQCSRFHLLVEFDDGKRSCRKRLAGHNERRRKPQFGALSGTKYLGTSMPKRASFLFPNILPGGILYPERYEETNCCRPVKLEDISINSTNGQLVPNSFLHLHTNGIQNTTGISLSAIEELTVYNTVSDIHELSRVSNSSCALSLLSAESQNLGHSAGIIMAMPFISQARGISDKTFGVESSDGYVPNGFHSSGMNTIKANHMGSFTVPCASYAAGLQVEPDGFLPDSDILNAKYCVSAEDGSTVDLLQLSSHLHRVEQQRNSVQVKNEIEDFPVSLPHTGHERNKDKKGYLFMAGAKNL